A stretch of Cytophagales bacterium DNA encodes these proteins:
- a CDS encoding sigma-70 family RNA polymerase sigma factor, producing the protein MKNSAPSNDKIDHLFRHESGKMVAVLTKLFGFDQLEVAEDLVQDTFIRAFESWKFNGTPDDPLAWLYTVAKNKATDYVRRQQTRRKVDDVVKTAIPVEYTITAQLEQAFHDITDSQLQLLFGVCHPAIPEEAQLALALKTLGGFGIQEIASAFLTNKEVINKRLFRAKQKIRKENIRLEIPSPNQLSERTGSVLKTIYLMYNEGYHSSSQEAVIRKDLCLEAMRLALLLEQSDLPITKDCWALLALMCFHTSRFECRLNELGDLIPWSKQDHSKWNQELIEHGLNYLQRLNLNELASAYELEAAIAYFHTMEDHPQKWEGLLALYRRLSKVKASPMVLLNETYVLSKVAGANIALEMLDSITELHGHYLYFAVKGEILINEDPVGAIKALEKAIALAPLEAEKKILREKQSTIT; encoded by the coding sequence TTGAAGAACTCGGCACCATCTAACGATAAAATTGACCATCTTTTTCGACATGAGTCGGGAAAGATGGTTGCCGTATTGACCAAACTTTTTGGTTTTGACCAGTTGGAGGTGGCCGAAGACCTGGTACAAGACACGTTTATTCGTGCTTTTGAAAGCTGGAAATTTAACGGCACACCTGACGATCCTCTGGCCTGGCTGTACACCGTCGCCAAAAACAAAGCGACTGATTATGTCCGGCGACAGCAAACCCGCAGGAAGGTAGATGATGTGGTCAAAACTGCTATTCCGGTAGAATATACCATCACTGCGCAATTGGAACAAGCTTTTCATGACATCACGGATAGCCAACTACAACTTCTGTTTGGTGTTTGTCATCCAGCCATCCCTGAGGAAGCACAATTGGCATTGGCCCTGAAAACCCTGGGAGGATTTGGTATCCAGGAAATTGCCAGTGCCTTTCTGACGAACAAAGAAGTCATCAACAAGCGGTTATTTCGTGCGAAGCAAAAGATCCGCAAGGAAAATATCCGACTCGAAATTCCATCACCTAACCAACTCAGCGAACGTACCGGAAGTGTCTTGAAAACGATCTACCTGATGTACAATGAAGGGTACCACTCGTCCAGTCAGGAAGCAGTGATCCGAAAGGACCTATGCCTGGAAGCCATGAGATTAGCTTTACTATTGGAACAGTCTGACTTACCTATTACCAAAGACTGTTGGGCGCTGCTGGCGCTGATGTGTTTCCACACGTCCCGATTTGAATGTCGCTTAAATGAATTAGGAGATCTGATCCCATGGAGTAAGCAAGATCATTCAAAATGGAATCAGGAACTGATCGAGCATGGGTTGAACTATTTGCAGCGACTGAACTTGAATGAACTGGCTTCTGCGTATGAATTGGAAGCAGCCATTGCCTACTTCCATACCATGGAAGATCACCCACAAAAATGGGAAGGTTTATTAGCGCTTTATCGCAGATTATCTAAAGTCAAAGCAAGTCCAATGGTCCTGCTAAACGAAACATACGTATTGAGCAAAGTAGCAGGAGCCAATATTGCGCTGGAGATGTTGGACTCGATAACTGAATTACATGGGCATTATCTGTATTTCGCAGTAAAAGGCGAAATCTTGATAAATGAAGATCCTGTCGGAGCTATTAAAGCGTTAGAAAAAGCCATAGCTTTAGCTCCACTTGAAGCAGAGAAGAAGATACTTAGGGAAAAACAATCAACCATCACTTAG
- a CDS encoding NAD(P)-dependent alcohol dehydrogenase, translating into MKAILWTKYGPPELLEPGELEKPTPKPDEVLIKIHCATVTAGDCEIRRFQIHPLFWLPLRLIVGITRPKRPLLGQEFSGTIKAVGSEVTTYSPGDKVLASTGMNFGTYCEYRCQKASTPMSHIPEGVSFEQATTIPTGGINGLHFLKNADMKAGQHLLINGAGGSIGTYTLQLSKNMGIEVTCVDHATKLEMLTANGADHVLDYEKDDFTEKTGFYDAVIDISGHVQYSRALRSLKPNGTLVLGNPATSQMFRSIWTNLRSKQKVKWDFAGETLENLDYLANLIAKRKVNPVIDKRYPLEGVIEAHQFTETGLKQGNVIINVTR; encoded by the coding sequence ATGAAGGCAATTCTCTGGACAAAGTATGGTCCTCCTGAATTATTAGAGCCAGGAGAATTGGAGAAGCCCACTCCAAAACCCGATGAAGTATTGATCAAAATCCATTGCGCCACGGTTACTGCTGGTGACTGTGAAATTCGAAGATTCCAGATCCATCCTTTGTTTTGGTTACCGCTCCGATTAATAGTGGGCATCACCAGACCTAAGCGACCACTTCTCGGACAGGAATTCTCAGGTACTATTAAAGCGGTGGGATCAGAAGTGACCACCTATTCTCCCGGAGATAAAGTACTCGCCAGTACCGGAATGAACTTTGGCACCTACTGCGAATACAGATGTCAAAAAGCATCAACTCCCATGTCCCATATACCCGAAGGAGTAAGCTTTGAACAAGCCACAACCATTCCTACCGGCGGTATCAACGGGCTTCATTTTCTAAAGAATGCTGACATGAAAGCAGGGCAACACCTATTGATCAATGGTGCAGGCGGTAGCATCGGAACTTATACCCTGCAACTCTCCAAAAACATGGGTATTGAAGTAACTTGTGTTGATCATGCTACTAAATTAGAAATGCTCACTGCCAATGGCGCTGATCACGTGTTGGATTATGAAAAGGACGACTTTACAGAGAAAACCGGATTCTACGATGCCGTCATCGATATCTCAGGGCACGTTCAATATAGTCGCGCTTTGCGGTCGCTGAAACCAAACGGAACGCTGGTTCTTGGTAATCCAGCAACCTCACAAATGTTTCGAAGTATTTGGACCAATCTACGAAGTAAGCAAAAAGTCAAATGGGATTTTGCCGGAGAAACACTTGAAAACTTAGACTATCTGGCCAACCTCATTGCTAAACGAAAAGTCAACCCTGTGATTGATAAAAGATATCCTTTAGAGGGGGTAATTGAAGCACATCAATTTACTGAAACGGGACTCAAACAAGGCAATGTGATCATCAATGTGACTCGCTAA
- a CDS encoding YciI family protein yields MQEYMLLFRNLAPVEAYSSSPEEMEKTIPSWQSWIRGIAEEGRLISTAPLEREGAFLTKQSTTDGPYAEVKELILGYVACKANNMDEAIEIAKGCPIIADDGGSVEVRKIANFEV; encoded by the coding sequence ATGCAAGAATACATGTTACTGTTCCGCAACCTGGCTCCCGTTGAAGCTTATTCCTCCAGCCCTGAAGAAATGGAAAAGACAATACCATCTTGGCAAAGTTGGATCCGCGGGATCGCCGAAGAAGGCCGACTAATTTCCACCGCTCCTCTCGAGCGAGAAGGCGCTTTCCTGACCAAGCAATCTACCACGGACGGGCCCTATGCAGAAGTAAAAGAATTGATCCTTGGGTATGTAGCGTGCAAGGCCAACAACATGGACGAAGCCATAGAGATTGCCAAAGGTTGCCCTATCATTGCTGATGATGGAGGATCGGTAGAAGTTCGAAAGATCGCCAACTTCGAAGTTTGA
- a CDS encoding SOS response-associated peptidase family protein, which produces MCYDVAYLTKRAKAYAERYGKAEDWEDIKKRLPPTYHASGFTEPDLPVITNDRPDEIQAFQWGFVPMVYAPKMQGRPMNTLNARDDKIFTGRSVFRDSAKQQRCLVMIDGFFDHHKKDGIAYPHYVKLKTDEPFLVGGLWQSFKVPDEEFSVNTVTMVTGPANKEMAWVHNEPAYSATSRMIYIVEKGEEDAWLFGEAEEAKQVIKPLPDDLLEYYPSQPIKSNKKLNRTYLGNVPEILNRAYYPELETSQGSLF; this is translated from the coding sequence ATGTGTTACGATGTAGCCTATTTGACGAAAAGAGCCAAAGCTTACGCCGAACGATACGGTAAAGCAGAAGATTGGGAAGACATCAAAAAGCGACTTCCTCCTACCTATCATGCTTCAGGTTTTACGGAGCCAGATCTTCCTGTGATCACCAACGATCGCCCGGATGAGATACAGGCCTTTCAATGGGGATTTGTACCGATGGTTTATGCCCCAAAAATGCAGGGCAGGCCCATGAATACCTTGAATGCCCGAGACGATAAGATTTTTACTGGCCGGAGTGTCTTCCGGGATTCTGCCAAGCAACAGCGATGCCTGGTCATGATCGACGGCTTTTTCGACCATCACAAGAAGGATGGTATTGCCTATCCACATTATGTCAAATTAAAAACAGATGAACCTTTCTTAGTAGGTGGCCTGTGGCAATCTTTTAAAGTCCCTGACGAGGAATTTTCCGTCAATACCGTGACCATGGTGACCGGACCCGCCAACAAAGAAATGGCCTGGGTACACAATGAGCCGGCCTACAGTGCGACCAGCCGTATGATTTACATCGTAGAGAAAGGCGAAGAAGATGCCTGGCTTTTTGGAGAAGCAGAAGAAGCCAAACAAGTCATCAAACCACTACCAGATGATCTATTGGAATATTATCCTAGTCAACCAATCAAATCGAACAAAAAGCTGAACAGGACTTATTTAGGAAACGTACCGGAAATCCTGAACCGAGCGTATTACCCAGAGTTGGAAACGAGTCAGGGGAGTTTGTTTTAA
- a CDS encoding S41 family peptidase, whose product MRRLFLILLFIPNLSLGQFTNLDFESWDTQSKSFSQWFGTEGAIIQRDTNAFEGEQALRLECDSNSSATYFLQVQKLEVGVPRRMTFSGIVNTQNLDGQAGIYVTVRGPNGRTYYSQDLSETGEHWIKSEIEIVVDDQSDQIYIGGIVTGEGYAAFDLFELKEKALTDSVDSEATQYIDEIGALIRENSLVAGEVDLDRLISLGKRLVSADTTLEASRPVVEFMVNKLRDGHSRFMAPQVYRKWQSAGTSITWSKGEMMDNLAYLEIPGFRSGNARQITAFADHLRKLIEKLALNNPAGWIIDLRKNTGGNAYAMLSGLSPFYPSDTLASMAYRDQTRKPILLKKKGVWFDGTRHAKVRKTKLELHQPRVAVLVGPETASAGELVTISLKSLADVVVIGQPTAGISSNNELFELSDDGALFLTTSNYADIHEEVYTDGLEPDVSIEELEGTDLVLEAAKQWILEKD is encoded by the coding sequence GTGAGGAGGCTATTTTTGATTTTATTGTTTATTCCCAACTTGAGCCTAGGTCAATTCACGAACCTTGATTTCGAATCCTGGGATACGCAATCCAAATCTTTCTCTCAGTGGTTTGGAACAGAAGGTGCTATCATTCAGAGGGATACCAATGCTTTTGAAGGTGAACAAGCTTTAAGGTTGGAATGTGATTCGAACTCAAGTGCTACCTATTTCTTACAGGTACAAAAGTTGGAGGTAGGAGTCCCGCGAAGAATGACCTTTTCCGGGATCGTGAATACCCAAAATCTTGATGGCCAGGCAGGGATTTATGTCACGGTAAGGGGACCAAATGGAAGAACTTATTACAGTCAGGATTTGTCTGAAACAGGTGAGCATTGGATCAAATCTGAAATAGAAATCGTGGTGGATGACCAGTCGGATCAGATTTACATCGGAGGTATAGTCACGGGTGAAGGTTACGCCGCATTTGATCTATTTGAGTTGAAGGAGAAAGCACTTACAGATTCGGTTGACTCTGAAGCCACGCAGTATATCGATGAAATTGGAGCTTTGATTCGGGAGAACAGCCTGGTGGCTGGCGAAGTTGACCTAGATCGCTTAATCAGTTTAGGAAAGCGATTGGTTTCAGCAGATACTACACTAGAAGCTTCCCGCCCGGTAGTTGAATTCATGGTAAATAAGCTTCGGGATGGACACAGCCGTTTTATGGCCCCTCAGGTTTATCGAAAGTGGCAATCAGCAGGTACATCCATTACATGGAGTAAAGGTGAGATGATGGACAATTTAGCCTATCTGGAAATCCCGGGATTCAGGTCTGGTAATGCCAGGCAAATCACTGCCTTTGCTGATCATTTAAGGAAATTGATTGAGAAATTAGCTCTGAATAATCCGGCTGGCTGGATCATTGATTTGAGGAAAAATACAGGAGGAAATGCCTACGCGATGTTGTCAGGTTTAAGTCCATTTTATCCTTCAGACACCTTGGCCTCCATGGCTTATCGAGATCAAACTCGAAAACCTATTTTGCTTAAAAAGAAAGGTGTTTGGTTTGATGGGACGAGACATGCTAAAGTTAGAAAGACAAAGCTTGAACTTCATCAACCAAGGGTTGCCGTATTGGTAGGGCCAGAAACCGCAAGTGCAGGAGAATTGGTGACTATTTCTCTAAAGAGTCTTGCTGACGTTGTGGTCATCGGCCAGCCTACCGCTGGTATTTCCAGCAACAATGAACTTTTTGAGTTATCAGACGATGGGGCTTTATTCCTTACGACCTCAAATTATGCGGATATACATGAGGAGGTATATACAGATGGTTTAGAGCCTGATGTTTCGATAGAAGAATTGGAAGGGACAGACCTGGTACTTGAAGCGGCTAAACAATGGATATTAGAAAAGGACTAA
- a CDS encoding helix-turn-helix transcriptional regulator, producing the protein MENNIRRLRFERDEMTQQQLAEAVGVTRQTIMSIEKGKYSPSLELAFRMAQVFETKIDEVFTFIETDIDVVKKKC; encoded by the coding sequence ATTGAAAATAACATACGGAGGCTTCGTTTCGAGCGAGATGAAATGACGCAACAGCAATTGGCTGAAGCCGTTGGGGTAACCCGTCAAACCATCATGTCTATCGAGAAGGGAAAGTATTCCCCTTCTCTGGAATTGGCTTTTCGAATGGCACAGGTTTTTGAGACCAAGATCGATGAAGTTTTCACCTTCATTGAAACCGATATAGATGTTGTAAAAAAGAAATGTTAA